The following are encoded together in the Vibrio splendidus genome:
- a CDS encoding KAP family P-loop NTPase fold protein, which yields MAGGDINFDWKEPVLGEDSEGNPIELFPIDTLHRGKYAKFLHGYLVDNSSQNGYVLNLNAQWGAGKTYFINRWIDSIKEKHPVVYVDAWKQDYSDDPMLTVISSIINALEVHLPDGNQKAIALKNKATRFFKAAAPLLAKGLIKKATGMNIDEINPKDDNDSLNTDLYNLSGEAGAALAKCLVDDHNEKLKTVEYLREDIKSLIKAIDPKKNLQIPAFVFIDELDRCRPSYAVEMLEVIKHFFELEDIVFVVATDTAQLQHAVKAVYGEGFDAQTYLGRFFRRRYSLPISKSRYEFVKNMIGEDYAIKPSWNSYAPAIEVGGNLWNLISIVAGRFNLSLRDTEQLADKFLAVLSSADKSMNPYLLLTLFALRDKHYSVYECWVGSDINATTLQKVMESAGLDKTSLPLHRGNSGYFVAIEDTEAVDFSLYEMLYCMDKYSSFKSYGDKSSEERSLRANSRGDDYDAGEKNYIQLNFLGLAAKKSDYIDWVEYAVSFDE from the coding sequence ATGGCAGGTGGCGATATTAATTTTGATTGGAAAGAACCCGTACTAGGTGAAGACAGTGAAGGAAATCCAATAGAGCTTTTCCCTATAGATACGTTACACAGAGGTAAGTACGCTAAATTTCTACATGGCTACCTTGTCGATAACTCATCACAGAATGGTTACGTTCTTAATCTGAACGCACAGTGGGGAGCAGGAAAGACCTATTTCATCAATCGTTGGATAGATAGCATCAAAGAAAAGCATCCTGTTGTGTATGTCGATGCATGGAAGCAGGACTATTCAGACGACCCTATGTTGACGGTTATCTCGTCTATTATTAACGCTCTTGAAGTACACCTACCTGATGGGAATCAGAAGGCGATAGCGCTGAAAAATAAAGCTACTCGTTTCTTTAAGGCTGCAGCACCACTACTAGCTAAAGGCTTAATTAAGAAAGCTACGGGTATGAACATCGACGAGATTAACCCAAAGGATGACAACGACTCGTTGAACACAGACCTATATAACTTGAGCGGTGAAGCTGGTGCGGCACTAGCCAAGTGTTTAGTTGATGACCACAACGAGAAGTTAAAGACCGTCGAATATCTTCGTGAAGACATCAAATCTCTAATTAAAGCTATCGACCCAAAGAAGAACCTACAGATACCTGCGTTTGTATTTATCGATGAGTTAGACCGCTGCCGCCCAAGTTACGCTGTCGAGATGCTAGAGGTAATTAAGCACTTCTTTGAGCTGGAGGATATTGTTTTTGTTGTGGCGACGGATACTGCGCAACTACAACACGCGGTTAAGGCTGTTTACGGTGAAGGATTCGATGCGCAAACATACCTCGGACGATTTTTTCGTCGACGCTACTCTCTACCGATTTCTAAGTCGAGATATGAGTTTGTTAAGAATATGATTGGTGAGGATTATGCGATAAAACCTAGTTGGAATAGCTATGCCCCTGCTATTGAGGTGGGCGGAAACTTATGGAATCTAATATCCATAGTTGCGGGTAGATTTAACTTGTCTTTAAGAGATACAGAACAGTTAGCTGATAAGTTTTTAGCGGTACTTAGTAGTGCTGATAAGTCGATGAACCCGTACTTACTCCTAACGTTGTTTGCGCTAAGGGACAAACACTATAGTGTGTATGAATGTTGGGTAGGGTCTGATATTAACGCAACAACACTCCAAAAAGTAATGGAGAGTGCTGGCTTAGATAAAACATCCTTACCCTTACATCGTGGCAACTCGGGGTACTTTGTAGCGATTGAAGATACGGAAGCAGTGGATTTCAGCTTGTATGAGATGTTGTATTGCATGGATAAGTACAGCTCATTTAAATCGTATGGTGATAAGAGTTCTGAAGAGCGATCCTTACGTGCAAACTCTAGAGGAGACGACTACGATGCAGGTGAAAAGAACTATATTCAATTAAACTTTCTAGGGCTAGCAGCCAAGAAAAGTGATTATATAGACTGGGTAGAATACGCTGTTTCTTTTGACGAATAG
- a CDS encoding helix-turn-helix domain-containing protein translates to MSFKNPIPERLKQARKKAKLSQKSLGESIGMDASSASPRMNQYEKGKHAPDVQTLKLIADELGVPLNYFFCEDESSAELACMIYEMTESERKKLIAALSQKKDL, encoded by the coding sequence GTGTCATTTAAAAACCCAATCCCAGAGCGACTCAAACAAGCTCGAAAAAAAGCAAAGCTCTCTCAAAAATCCCTGGGAGAAAGCATAGGTATGGATGCAAGTTCAGCAAGCCCTCGAATGAATCAATACGAGAAAGGCAAGCACGCCCCAGATGTTCAAACCTTAAAGCTAATCGCCGATGAGCTTGGTGTGCCGCTCAATTATTTCTTCTGTGAAGATGAAAGCTCTGCTGAACTGGCGTGCATGATCTATGAAATGACAGAGAGCGAAAGAAAGAAACTTATTGCAGCACTGAGCCAGAAGAAAGACTTATAA
- a CDS encoding DEAD/DEAH box helicase, producing the protein MLRKWQSECSDRALKKYQSNCSHFFCQATPGAGKTVLAANIASRLLQSDMVDLVLCFSPSLTVSDGIKRTFSSRLKCTFNGGMGSVGQSLTYQSIQFLNDEFWQTLRNHRVFVVFDEIHHCSGSEVENANIWGQQVLTKIQGLATFTLALSGTPWRSDSLPIVMGEYSDPDGQLLVDYQYTLKQAIADGVCRTPKIVLVDNEHLSVSSREKVESFSSILEMLKQTKASYQSVIHNQEAMEYLLGLGCEQLEKVRLRSPNAGGLIVAASVQHAQTIKEILSQKFGQTVSIVTYRHEEPLAEIERYRQSDAQWIVSVGMISEGTDIPRLQVCCHMSSVKTELYFRQVLGRILRVNNTINQQAWLFTFAEQSLIEFSERIEQDIPESRLYVSMGKPIETEFSGRRNSLSVAPPLEPQNSARTTVSWESSTESSNSLYGALGMFDELRLGAFKQRVISAFSSM; encoded by the coding sequence GTGTTAAGGAAGTGGCAAAGTGAATGCTCTGACAGAGCGTTGAAAAAATATCAATCCAACTGCTCCCATTTCTTTTGCCAAGCTACACCTGGAGCAGGTAAGACAGTGCTTGCCGCTAATATTGCGTCAAGGTTGTTACAAAGTGACATGGTAGACCTTGTATTGTGCTTCTCACCATCGTTGACGGTTTCTGATGGTATAAAAAGAACCTTTTCGTCGAGACTTAAGTGTACGTTTAATGGTGGCATGGGATCTGTCGGGCAATCTTTAACATACCAATCTATCCAATTCCTCAATGACGAATTTTGGCAAACATTGCGGAATCACAGGGTCTTTGTTGTCTTTGATGAAATACACCATTGCTCTGGCTCTGAGGTTGAAAATGCGAACATTTGGGGGCAGCAAGTTCTCACTAAGATTCAAGGGCTTGCTACTTTTACCCTCGCACTTTCAGGTACACCGTGGCGTTCAGACTCTTTACCCATTGTGATGGGTGAGTACAGCGACCCAGACGGACAGCTTCTTGTCGATTACCAATACACTCTTAAACAAGCTATAGCTGATGGTGTTTGTAGAACGCCCAAAATCGTCTTGGTTGATAATGAACACTTGTCTGTTAGTAGTAGAGAAAAAGTCGAATCCTTTTCATCAATATTAGAGATGCTTAAACAGACAAAAGCATCCTACCAGAGTGTTATTCACAACCAAGAGGCGATGGAATATCTACTCGGTTTAGGATGTGAGCAGCTAGAAAAAGTACGTCTCAGATCACCCAATGCCGGTGGGCTGATTGTTGCAGCTTCGGTTCAACATGCGCAAACAATCAAAGAGATACTATCTCAAAAGTTTGGGCAAACCGTTTCTATCGTCACTTATCGACATGAAGAGCCGCTAGCAGAAATAGAGCGTTATCGACAAAGCGACGCACAATGGATTGTTAGTGTAGGTATGATCAGTGAGGGTACTGATATTCCGCGCCTTCAAGTATGTTGCCATATGAGTTCAGTCAAAACTGAATTGTATTTCAGGCAGGTGCTCGGACGAATACTTCGTGTGAATAATACAATAAACCAACAAGCGTGGTTATTCACTTTTGCAGAGCAAAGCCTGATTGAGTTTTCTGAAAGGATTGAACAGGATATTCCTGAGTCTCGTCTCTATGTAAGTATGGGGAAACCTATCGAAACAGAGTTCTCTGGTCGACGAAATAGCTTAAGTGTCGCGCCTCCGCTTGAGCCCCAAAACAGCGCGAGAACAACAGTATCTTGGGAAAGCAGTACAGAAAGTTCAAATAGTCTCTATGGAGCATTAGGAATGTTTGATGAGCTTCGACTTGGGGCATTTAAGCAGAGAGTGATCTCGGCTTTCTCTTCCATGTAA
- a CDS encoding DUF4238 domain-containing protein: MSQTVRQHYVPRVYLKAWACPKGKVEVLDKKTGKIFTPAVENICLEKYFYENPKLPPTNEIENMFCDYEGKFGKTRDFLSAIKNNAIELSQPISETLASALNALPDHLRILKEFACISYFRTPKAFQEMLKQLKTDNNPEAAKAIKQLESPYALNKQAFESTILERFKKMHIAILFSETDLTTGDTPCIPLAGGTGHSNYAYDIGRHEASFATMAITSNIAVMFMPNLTADNPIIIPRDMPKELSLQLNEIIMEHSQRWVISTPSIAA, encoded by the coding sequence ATGTCGCAAACGGTAAGGCAACATTACGTACCAAGAGTTTATTTAAAAGCCTGGGCATGTCCAAAAGGAAAGGTCGAGGTTCTAGATAAAAAAACAGGGAAAATTTTCACTCCCGCAGTAGAGAACATTTGTCTTGAGAAGTACTTTTATGAAAACCCAAAACTTCCTCCAACAAATGAAATTGAAAATATGTTTTGTGATTATGAAGGGAAGTTTGGGAAAACTAGAGATTTTTTGTCTGCTATTAAAAACAACGCTATCGAATTGTCTCAGCCTATATCAGAAACATTAGCCAGTGCACTAAATGCATTACCAGATCATTTACGAATATTAAAAGAATTTGCATGCATTTCATATTTTCGTACACCCAAAGCCTTTCAGGAAATGCTAAAACAGCTAAAAACAGACAATAATCCTGAAGCGGCAAAAGCAATAAAACAGTTAGAGTCCCCTTATGCTCTTAATAAGCAAGCCTTTGAATCTACAATATTGGAAAGGTTTAAAAAAATGCATATTGCTATTTTATTCAGTGAAACGGATTTAACTACAGGAGATACACCGTGCATTCCGCTAGCGGGAGGCACAGGACATTCAAATTATGCTTATGATATAGGAAGGCATGAAGCTTCATTTGCAACTATGGCTATTACATCAAACATTGCAGTCATGTTCATGCCTAACTTAACAGCAGATAATCCCATTATTATTCCAAGAGATATGCCTAAAGAGCTGTCTCTCCAACTAAATGAAATTATTATGGAGCACTCTCAGCGTTGGGTGATAAGCACTCCAAGTATAGCAGCCTAA
- a CDS encoding IS110-like element ISVisp6 family transposase: MSDYSYFCGIDLAKNHFSLHAVDQNGKVILHKSVTRSKLLTTIANMPLMRIGVEACGGAHYWARTLNKLGHDARIMAVKYVIPYRTKGKNDLNDAVAICEAVQRPSTRFVPVKSPEQQAILSVHRMREHWVRERTALMNRMRALLSEFGLTIPVGRSSLMKQVPLMLEDAENELPHLARTVIADAYRHLGELNQRIADTEQVFDSFAKVSTNVQRVMKVRGIGPQTATAILASIGNGSQFDKSRDFSAWLGLVPKQYSTGGKPRLGRITKHGDKYLRTLLVHGARTVIANLGDKQDKLSQWCRGVLERRGMNRAIVALAAKNARIIWSLLHNQTEYENYAA; this comes from the coding sequence ATGTCTGATTATTCTTATTTCTGCGGTATCGACCTAGCTAAAAACCACTTTAGTCTTCATGCCGTAGACCAAAATGGTAAGGTCATACTTCATAAGTCGGTAACTCGCTCTAAACTACTGACTACAATAGCAAATATGCCACTCATGCGTATAGGCGTTGAAGCGTGTGGTGGTGCACATTATTGGGCAAGAACACTCAATAAACTCGGGCACGACGCCCGCATTATGGCTGTTAAATACGTAATTCCTTATCGAACTAAGGGAAAGAACGACCTTAATGATGCTGTTGCTATCTGCGAAGCTGTTCAGCGACCATCTACTCGCTTTGTGCCTGTAAAATCCCCCGAGCAACAAGCCATCTTATCGGTACATAGAATGAGAGAGCATTGGGTTCGTGAGCGCACCGCGCTTATGAATCGCATGCGTGCCCTACTTTCTGAGTTCGGGTTAACCATTCCTGTTGGCCGCTCTTCATTAATGAAACAGGTTCCCTTAATGCTGGAAGACGCAGAAAATGAACTACCACACCTCGCGAGAACAGTGATTGCCGATGCTTATCGCCACCTTGGTGAATTGAATCAACGTATCGCCGATACTGAACAAGTCTTCGATTCTTTTGCTAAGGTCAGCACTAATGTTCAACGAGTGATGAAAGTTCGGGGCATTGGACCGCAAACCGCTACTGCGATACTTGCTTCGATAGGTAACGGCTCTCAATTTGATAAAAGCCGTGATTTCTCTGCTTGGCTAGGACTCGTACCAAAACAATATTCGACGGGAGGAAAGCCACGCTTAGGTCGGATAACCAAACATGGCGATAAATACTTACGAACACTATTAGTTCATGGCGCAAGGACCGTAATTGCCAACCTTGGCGACAAGCAAGATAAGTTAAGTCAGTGGTGTCGAGGCGTTCTAGAACGAAGAGGAATGAACCGAGCGATAGTGGCACTTGCCGCGAAGAACGCACGAATTATATGGTCGCTTTTACACAATCAAACAGAATACGAAAACTATGCTGCTTAA
- a CDS encoding restriction endonuclease codes for MRQEEWYLFQEQICQHFRSIGAESETNVCLKGVRTEHDVDVYVKTKFLGIDLQWIIEAKHWKRNVNKGHVLALRSIAEDLGVDKAFIVSSSGFQSGAMEAANNTNIKLLTFDQLKEETKGFVESEILKTYETRLDLLENRYWSHSKKIRIKYGLRHHLMDHELRFTGQMLLGVARKALMDASDKNYPIFLGTGHKEHQGELFADNFQQLQNWLNLNFNHFEAKLLASEWEMHKNGDYNPDCILSLSSDETPSKMMAKGMYNAEDDS; via the coding sequence ATGCGACAAGAAGAATGGTATTTATTTCAAGAACAGATATGCCAGCACTTTAGGTCTATCGGTGCTGAATCGGAAACCAACGTTTGTTTGAAAGGTGTAAGAACCGAACATGATGTAGACGTGTATGTAAAAACTAAATTCTTAGGCATTGATTTACAATGGATAATCGAAGCTAAACATTGGAAGCGCAATGTAAACAAGGGACATGTACTTGCACTACGAAGCATTGCTGAAGACTTAGGTGTAGATAAAGCATTTATAGTTTCTAGTAGCGGGTTTCAAAGTGGTGCTATGGAAGCTGCAAATAATACAAATATAAAGTTGCTGACTTTCGACCAACTTAAAGAAGAAACTAAAGGCTTTGTTGAGTCTGAAATACTCAAAACTTACGAAACACGTTTGGATTTGCTAGAAAATAGATATTGGTCTCATTCCAAAAAAATTCGAATTAAATACGGCCTTCGTCATCATTTAATGGACCATGAGCTTAGATTTACAGGTCAAATGTTACTAGGTGTAGCACGTAAAGCGTTGATGGATGCATCAGATAAAAACTATCCAATATTTCTTGGTACAGGACATAAAGAACACCAAGGAGAATTGTTTGCTGACAACTTTCAGCAACTGCAAAACTGGTTGAACCTCAATTTCAATCACTTCGAGGCAAAGCTGTTAGCATCGGAGTGGGAAATGCATAAAAATGGAGATTATAACCCAGACTGTATCTTGTCTTTGAGTAGTGATGAAACTCCGTCAAAAATGATGGCCAAAGGCATGTATAATGCCGAAGATGACAGCTAA
- a CDS encoding FRG domain-containing protein translates to MKYYSLDTIEKVFSFATRFVPENHMVFRGVINSEYELISSVGRLPLLGDSSEELDRERALLEQFKMKSALRVQCQPSNDWEWLSLAQHYGLPTRLLDWSINPLIALYFATAHSPEELYGGKPLSNCAVYGLISHIHIDSSYHIDPLDLTQTLEFYGPSISERLVNQAGLFTVHHEPRKAFDTDKLHKFVIPGELKPQIQSKLGLLGINESTIYPGLDGIAKSLKTEFYNHTTRPLDLEKAPEYMQSQLGGL, encoded by the coding sequence ATGAAATATTATAGTCTGGATACGATAGAAAAAGTCTTTTCGTTTGCCACACGATTTGTCCCAGAGAACCACATGGTTTTTCGAGGAGTAATTAACTCTGAATATGAATTGATTTCCTCTGTCGGTCGCCTGCCATTGCTCGGAGATTCGAGCGAGGAGCTTGATAGAGAAAGGGCGCTATTAGAGCAATTCAAGATGAAGAGTGCGCTGCGAGTACAGTGTCAGCCGTCAAATGACTGGGAATGGCTTAGCTTGGCGCAACACTATGGTTTGCCTACAAGACTTTTAGATTGGAGTATTAACCCTCTAATTGCGTTGTACTTTGCTACAGCTCACTCACCTGAAGAACTATACGGAGGAAAGCCCCTGAGTAACTGTGCGGTGTACGGCCTTATAAGTCATATACACATAGATTCGAGTTATCATATTGACCCACTTGATCTAACTCAAACATTGGAGTTCTATGGGCCAAGCATCTCAGAGCGTCTAGTCAATCAAGCTGGCTTGTTTACTGTTCATCACGAACCTAGAAAGGCATTTGACACTGACAAGTTGCATAAATTTGTTATACCTGGTGAGTTAAAACCTCAAATTCAGTCAAAACTTGGTTTGTTAGGTATTAATGAATCAACTATCTATCCTGGTCTCGATGGTATTGCAAAATCACTTAAAACAGAATTTTACAATCATACTACTCGACCATTAGATCTTGAAAAGGCACCTGAATATATGCAATCGCAACTGGGTGGCTTATAA